In the Candidatus Electrothrix rattekaaiensis genome, one interval contains:
- a CDS encoding caspase family protein, with protein sequence MTESSTRGLRTGKDKTIRTDPAEFRKNHAVIIGIDQYSNGISPLATAGNDARRLAQILDEQYDYSITLLVEEVTRSRLQSLFQEELPEQVDPNDRLLIYFAGHGVALDGENGPEGYLIPQDATLDEDSFWPMTELHKALDDLPCRHMLAILDCCFAGAFRWSSTRDLQPLPSVIYRERYERFLRDPAWQVITSAAYNQKALDTLSGYVVGTHGVAQDEEQPHSPFALSLFEALHGAADSTPKDGDGIITATELYLYLRDQVEVNAEQLIDHRQTPGLWPLNKHRQGEFIFLLPDYELDLPPAPDLTEENNPYKGLSAYEKNDSELFFGRTDLIKELQQQVEEQPFTVVLGASGTGKSSLVKAGLLPALNKEETNESAQEDNFSQTSSWFILEKEVERNGKKKKRIMRPGTNPAAALRSLLINDLPGVRPERKEGATPAGMIGQWRKKHPGKKLLLIIDQFEEIITLCQEEEVREDFIDELMQTLEEHSEVLRVVLTLRSDFEAQISQNYLKDWWQEDNRFVVPPMTQNELREVIEQPASVMVLYFEPRELVDRLINEVIQTPGALPLLSFTLSELYRRYIERQKDVEQQDGNRALTEVDYEAIGGVIGSLRRRIDNEYEKLPDAAHKEAMKRIMLRMVAFEGGELTRRRVPIWEFDYPDAAENERVKVILDRLLQVRLIVGGKNEDSKGGTESYVEPAHDALVVAWDKLLKWRAEEAESMLLQRQLTRAAADWEGSSGEKEVKGLLWDNNPRLLRTQEILREKRSGTTKVAKRSGLFRGLKQFWRVLFPSYKDLDQYIWLNQVETGFVRRSIERKQNWTWGVTVFILAVVVSLASAGGIAWQQKGKAESELAKANYNLAKAFENEALGALEKVDKDGHKAYKQAVLFTSAALEQQIKEGKSALKYSSKGRLFAPKIFHGALTELWISPSLKLHDDGVSSVTFSPNGEKIASASYDKTIRLWDIETGTELAVFKGHEEAINSVAFSPDGKKLASASNDKTVRQWDIETGTELAVFKGHGKAVNSVAFSPDGKKLASASNDKTVRQWDIETGTELTVFKGHEKAVNSVAFSPDGKKLASASNDKTVRQWDIETGTELAVFKGHKEAVYSMGFSPNGKKLASASGDNTLRLWDIQTEKELTLFKGDVNFANYSDKKIAFSPDGGALAVSNDKTLRVWDIQTNTELAVFKGHEEVVNSMVFSPDGKKLVSASDDKTVRLWDIQTGTELAVFKGHEDAVNSVAFSPDGKKLVSASDDKTVRQWDIETGTKLAVFKGHEEAVYSMAFSPDGKKLVSVSDDMVQLCDIQTGKEFIQFKGHESYVTSVAFSPDEKKIALASYYKTVQLWDIQTGTELAVFKGHEEAVYSVAFSPDGKKLVSASDDKTVRLWDIQTGTELAVFKGHEDAVYSVAFSPNGRTVASVSQNSTVRLWNIPTGPELAVFKGHGDNVQSVALSPDGRVLLLDFRDNTVWLWNRTGSNEAIFNGYKHSLINVIFTQDGRALASTESGDSTLRLWDIHTGKELIQFKGHESYVNEVVLSPDGKTLAVNLKDEQTMWLWDFQTGKRRAIFKGKEYGKTVGRVIFCPDGRALTSTSSEDDYTLRLWDIHTGKELIQFKGHESYVNEVALSPDGKTLASASSDYTLRLWDIQTGKQLAIFEGHEESVGSVVFCLDGKTLASASFDNTVRLWDIQTGKELAIFEGDEEPVQSLILSPDGKTLASVSQDSTVRLWDLRPYILFWQDNHSTPLYRSFIQGVKFLWHVKLDGLEFVPDYTRTLIAQDGYNFVYDPKFRPLLNPPPPGQSKFDQVLEWAQQQEKEKNK encoded by the coding sequence ATGACAGAATCATCGACTCGTGGATTACGGACAGGAAAGGATAAAACGATCAGGACAGATCCAGCTGAGTTTCGCAAAAATCACGCGGTCATCATCGGCATAGACCAATACAGCAACGGTATTTCTCCGCTGGCCACGGCAGGTAATGATGCCCGTAGGTTGGCGCAGATACTGGACGAGCAGTATGACTACAGCATCACCCTGCTGGTCGAAGAAGTCACCCGTTCACGCCTGCAATCCCTCTTTCAGGAGGAACTTCCCGAACAGGTTGACCCAAACGACCGTCTGCTGATCTATTTTGCCGGGCACGGGGTCGCCTTGGACGGCGAAAACGGCCCTGAAGGATACCTGATTCCTCAGGATGCTACCCTGGATGAAGACAGCTTTTGGCCTATGACCGAGCTCCATAAGGCCCTGGACGATCTGCCCTGCCGGCATATGCTGGCTATCCTGGACTGCTGTTTTGCCGGAGCCTTCCGCTGGTCCAGCACTCGTGACCTCCAGCCTCTGCCCTCTGTTATTTACCGGGAACGCTATGAACGCTTTCTCCGCGATCCGGCCTGGCAGGTGATTACCTCGGCGGCCTATAACCAGAAGGCTCTGGACACCCTGTCCGGCTATGTGGTGGGAACGCACGGCGTCGCGCAGGATGAGGAACAGCCGCACTCGCCCTTTGCTCTGTCCCTGTTCGAGGCCCTGCACGGAGCCGCTGATTCTACACCCAAAGACGGCGACGGCATCATCACCGCCACAGAACTCTATCTTTATCTCCGGGATCAGGTTGAGGTGAATGCTGAACAACTCATTGATCATCGGCAGACACCCGGACTCTGGCCCCTCAACAAACACCGGCAGGGTGAATTTATTTTTCTGCTGCCGGATTATGAGCTTGATCTGCCGCCTGCTCCTGATCTGACTGAGGAGAACAATCCCTATAAGGGCCTGTCCGCCTATGAAAAAAACGACAGCGAACTCTTTTTCGGGCGTACTGATTTGATCAAAGAACTGCAACAGCAGGTCGAAGAGCAACCCTTCACTGTGGTGCTGGGGGCCTCTGGGACGGGTAAGTCCAGTCTGGTCAAGGCGGGACTGCTGCCAGCCTTGAATAAGGAAGAGACCAACGAATCAGCACAAGAAGATAATTTTTCTCAAACCTCTTCCTGGTTCATTCTTGAAAAAGAGGTGGAACGTAACGGTAAGAAAAAGAAGAGAATCATGCGCCCCGGTACAAACCCGGCAGCAGCTCTGCGCAGCCTGCTCATCAATGATCTGCCCGGTGTACGACCAGAACGAAAGGAAGGAGCGACTCCTGCCGGAATGATCGGGCAATGGCGCAAAAAACATCCTGGGAAAAAACTCCTGCTGATCATTGATCAATTTGAAGAAATTATCACCCTGTGCCAAGAGGAAGAGGTAAGAGAGGATTTCATCGACGAGCTGATGCAGACTCTGGAAGAACATAGTGAGGTGCTCCGTGTTGTGCTCACCCTGCGTTCCGATTTTGAAGCCCAGATTTCTCAGAACTATCTCAAGGACTGGTGGCAGGAGGATAACCGTTTTGTGGTACCGCCCATGACCCAGAATGAACTACGCGAGGTCATTGAGCAACCTGCCTCAGTCATGGTGCTCTATTTCGAACCCCGCGAGCTGGTTGATCGGCTAATCAACGAGGTTATCCAGACTCCCGGTGCCCTGCCTCTGCTCTCCTTCACCCTCAGTGAACTGTATCGTCGTTATATTGAACGACAGAAGGATGTTGAGCAGCAGGACGGCAACCGTGCCCTGACTGAAGTTGATTACGAGGCCATCGGCGGAGTCATTGGCTCTTTGCGTCGTCGTATTGACAACGAATATGAAAAATTACCTGATGCGGCCCATAAGGAAGCCATGAAACGCATCATGCTGCGTATGGTTGCCTTTGAAGGAGGGGAGCTGACCCGGAGGCGGGTGCCGATCTGGGAGTTTGACTATCCTGATGCGGCGGAAAACGAGCGAGTGAAAGTAATTCTCGACCGACTCCTTCAGGTGCGCCTGATTGTCGGCGGGAAAAACGAAGATTCCAAAGGGGGAACCGAATCCTATGTTGAACCGGCCCATGATGCCTTAGTTGTCGCCTGGGACAAGCTGCTCAAATGGCGGGCCGAAGAGGCGGAGTCTATGCTATTGCAGAGACAGCTGACACGGGCGGCAGCGGATTGGGAAGGGAGTTCAGGGGAAAAAGAGGTAAAAGGGCTGCTTTGGGATAACAATCCAAGGTTATTGAGAACGCAGGAGATTCTCAGAGAGAAACGTTCCGGCACAACAAAGGTTGCAAAAAGAAGTGGTTTATTTCGAGGGCTGAAGCAGTTCTGGCGGGTTCTTTTTCCTTCATACAAGGATCTTGATCAGTACATCTGGTTAAATCAGGTTGAAACGGGCTTTGTTCGGCGGAGTATTGAGAGGAAGCAGAATTGGACGTGGGGTGTGACTGTATTTATATTGGCTGTTGTTGTTTCGTTGGCAAGTGCCGGGGGTATTGCGTGGCAGCAGAAAGGGAAAGCTGAATCAGAACTTGCCAAAGCAAACTATAACCTTGCCAAGGCGTTTGAGAACGAGGCGTTAGGAGCCTTAGAGAAGGTAGATAAAGATGGTCACAAGGCATATAAACAGGCAGTTCTCTTTACCTCGGCTGCCTTGGAACAACAGATAAAAGAAGGAAAGTCAGCTTTAAAATACAGTTCAAAAGGAAGACTCTTTGCTCCCAAAATATTTCATGGCGCCTTGACAGAACTATGGATTTCTCCATCTTTAAAACTGCATGACGATGGAGTAAGCAGCGTGACCTTCAGTCCAAACGGGGAAAAAATCGCTTCAGCTTCCTACGACAAAACTATACGACTATGGGATATTGAGACCGGCACTGAACTGGCAGTATTCAAGGGACATGAAGAAGCTATCAACAGCGTGGCCTTCAGCCCAGACGGAAAAAAACTGGCATCAGCTTCCAACGACAAAACTGTGCGGCAGTGGGATATTGAGACCGGCACTGAACTGGCAGTGTTCAAGGGACATGGAAAAGCTGTCAACAGCGTGGCCTTCAGTCCAGACGGAAAAAAACTGGCATCAGCTTCCAACGACAAAACTGTGCGGCAGTGGGATATTGAGACCGGCACTGAACTGACAGTGTTCAAGGGACATGAAAAAGCTGTCAACAGCGTGGCCTTCAGTCCAGACGGAAAAAAACTGGCATCAGCTTCCAACGACAAAACTGTGCGGCAGTGGGATATTGAGACCGGCACTGAACTGGCAGTGTTCAAGGGACATAAAGAAGCTGTCTACAGCATGGGCTTCAGTCCAAACGGAAAAAAACTGGCATCAGCTTCCGGGGATAACACCCTGCGGCTATGGGATATTCAGACCGAAAAAGAACTCACTCTATTTAAAGGAGATGTCAACTTTGCCAACTATAGTGACAAAAAAATTGCATTCAGTCCAGACGGCGGAGCACTAGCTGTTTCCAACGATAAGACATTGCGGGTATGGGATATTCAGACCAATACTGAACTGGCAGTATTCAAAGGACATGAAGAAGTTGTCAATAGCATGGTCTTCAGTCCAGATGGGAAGAAACTGGTATCAGCTTCCGACGACAAAACTGTGCGGCTATGGGATATTCAGACAGGCACTGAACTGGCAGTATTCAAGGGACATGAAGATGCTGTCAACAGCGTGGCCTTCAGTCCAGACGGAAAAAAATTGGTATCAGCTTCCGACGACAAAACTGTGCGGCAGTGGGATATTGAGACCGGCACTAAATTGGCAGTATTTAAGGGACATGAAGAAGCTGTCTACAGCATGGCATTCAGCCCCGATGGAAAAAAACTCGTTTCAGTTTCCGATGATATGGTGCAGCTATGTGATATTCAGACAGGAAAAGAATTCATTCAATTCAAGGGGCATGAGTCTTATGTCACCAGCGTGGCCTTCAGTCCAGACGAAAAAAAAATCGCTTTAGCTTCATATTATAAGACCGTGCAGCTATGGGATATTCAGACAGGCACTGAACTGGCAGTATTCAAGGGACATGAAGAAGCTGTCTACAGCGTGGCCTTCAGTCCAGATGGGAAGAAACTGGTATCAGCTTCCGACGACAAAACTGTGCGGCTATGGGATATTCAGACAGGCACTGAACTGGCAGTATTCAAGGGACATGAAGATGCTGTCTATAGCGTGGCATTCAGTCCAAACGGCAGAACAGTGGCGTCAGTTTCACAAAATTCTACCGTGCGGCTGTGGAATATTCCGACAGGCCCCGAGCTGGCAGTATTCAAAGGACATGGGGACAATGTTCAAAGCGTGGCATTAAGTCCAGACGGCAGAGTACTACTATTGGATTTTAGAGATAACACCGTGTGGCTTTGGAATAGGACCGGCAGTAACGAGGCAATATTTAATGGATATAAGCACTCTCTAATCAACGTGATATTCACTCAAGACGGCAGAGCGTTAGCATCAACTGAAAGTGGAGATTCTACCCTGCGGCTATGGGATATTCATACAGGAAAAGAACTCATTCAATTCAAGGGACACGAGTCTTATGTTAACGAAGTGGTATTAAGCCCAGATGGCAAAACACTGGCAGTAAATTTAAAGGATGAGCAGACCATGTGGCTATGGGATTTTCAAACAGGAAAAAGACGAGCTATATTTAAAGGTAAGGAGTATGGAAAGACTGTGGGAAGGGTAATATTCTGTCCCGACGGCAGAGCTTTGACATCAACTTCAAGTGAAGATGATTATACCCTGCGGCTATGGGATATTCATACAGGAAAAGAACTCATTCAATTCAAGGGACATGAGTCTTATGTTAACGAGGTCGCATTAAGCCCAGACGGCAAAACACTGGCGTCAGCATCATCTGATTATACCCTGCGGCTATGGGATATTCAGACAGGAAAGCAATTAGCAATATTCGAAGGGCATGAAGAATCTGTCGGAAGCGTAGTATTCTGCCTCGACGGCAAAACACTGGCATCAGCTTCATTTGATAATACTGTGCGACTATGGGATATTCAGACAGGAAAGGAACTGGCAATATTCGAAGGAGATGAAGAACCTGTCCAAAGCCTGATATTAAGCCCCGACGGCAAAACACTGGCGTCAGTTTCACAGGATTCTACTGTGCGGCTGTGGGATCTCAGGCCTTATATACTTTTCTGGCAGGATAACCATTCCACTCCTCTATACCGCAGCTTTATCCAAGGCGTTAAATTTCTCTGGCACGTCAAGCTGGACGGGCTTGAGTTTGTGCCAGATTACACCCGCACTTTGATTGCCCAGGACGGATATAACTTTGTCTATGATCCAAAATTCCGCCCTCTACTCAATCCCCCGCCCCCCGGCCAGAGCAAATTCGACCAAGTACTGGAATGGGCACAACAACAGGAAAAGGAGAAAAACAAGTGA
- a CDS encoding YkgJ family cysteine cluster protein, translated as MKKEKVTLSDIFTCARCGSCCQGETTVSLDKDDQERMIAELGMNRQEIKEKYWRVTGKVVQMKIVDHHCIFYTEDTGCTVHVGRPWRCGQWPLHPSILSDKNNFRTIRESCPGINQSLTWEEFCHLFKLLLEQEDKLLC; from the coding sequence ATGAAAAAGGAAAAAGTCACGCTCTCTGACATCTTTACCTGCGCTCGTTGCGGATCTTGCTGCCAAGGCGAAACCACGGTCTCTCTGGATAAGGATGATCAGGAACGGATGATCGCAGAATTGGGCATGAACCGGCAGGAAATCAAAGAAAAATACTGGCGGGTAACCGGTAAGGTGGTACAGATGAAAATTGTGGATCACCACTGTATTTTCTACACAGAGGACACCGGTTGCACCGTACACGTGGGACGGCCTTGGCGGTGCGGTCAATGGCCGCTGCACCCCAGCATCCTGAGCGATAAAAATAATTTCCGCACCATTCGCGAGTCTTGCCCCGGCATCAACCAGAGTCTGACCTGGGAAGAATTCTGCCACCTCTTTAAGCTGTTGCTGGAGCAGGAAGACAAACTGCTTTGTTGA